From the genome of Bordetella sp. H567, one region includes:
- a CDS encoding dicarboxylate/amino acid:cation symporter — protein sequence MIEIDQTAVPRKQKFYQILYVQVIVAIVIGILLGYYKPDTAEAMRPLGDGFIRLVKLIIAPVIFLTVSTGIAGMNDLKRVGRVAGKAFAYFLTFSTIALIVGMVVSHIVQPGAGMHVNPQSLDSKAVADYVTKAHDTTVTGFLMNVIPSSLPGPFVTGDILQVLFVSVLFGVALALVGERGRPVVNLLNALAHPVFKMVAILMRAAPIGAFGAMAFTIGKYGIKSVLNLAALVGTFYATAVLFVVVVLGLVARYNGFSIIKLVRYIREELLLVLGTSSSEAALPSLMQKMERAGCSKSVVGLVVPTGYSFNLDGTNIYMTMAALFIAQACDIHLSLGDQVLLLLVAMLSSKGAAGVTGSGFITLAATLSVVPSLPVAGMALILGVDRFMSECRALTNLVGNATASIVVARWEGQLDKPALDAALNGQLTPVQPVQPAAVPGH from the coding sequence ATGATCGAAATAGATCAGACCGCGGTGCCGCGGAAGCAGAAGTTTTATCAGATCCTCTACGTGCAGGTGATCGTCGCAATCGTCATCGGCATTTTGCTGGGATATTACAAACCTGATACCGCGGAAGCCATGCGGCCGCTGGGCGATGGCTTTATCAGGCTGGTCAAGCTGATCATTGCGCCGGTCATCTTCCTGACCGTGAGCACCGGCATTGCCGGCATGAACGACCTGAAGCGTGTCGGCCGCGTGGCGGGCAAGGCGTTCGCGTACTTCTTGACCTTCTCCACCATCGCCTTGATCGTGGGCATGGTGGTCAGCCATATCGTCCAGCCGGGTGCGGGCATGCACGTGAATCCGCAGTCGCTGGACAGTAAAGCAGTTGCCGATTACGTCACCAAGGCGCACGACACCACCGTCACCGGCTTCCTGATGAACGTCATTCCCAGCTCGCTGCCGGGCCCGTTCGTCACCGGTGATATCCTGCAGGTGTTGTTCGTGTCGGTGTTGTTTGGGGTGGCGCTGGCCCTGGTCGGCGAACGTGGCAGACCTGTCGTGAACCTGCTGAACGCGCTGGCGCACCCCGTGTTCAAGATGGTGGCGATCCTGATGCGCGCCGCGCCGATCGGCGCCTTTGGCGCGATGGCGTTTACGATCGGGAAGTACGGCATCAAGTCCGTGCTGAACCTGGCCGCCTTGGTCGGCACGTTCTACGCCACGGCCGTCCTCTTTGTCGTGGTCGTCCTGGGCCTGGTTGCGCGCTACAACGGCTTCTCCATCATCAAGCTGGTCCGCTATATCCGCGAGGAACTGCTGCTCGTGCTGGGGACCAGTTCGTCGGAAGCGGCGCTGCCCAGCCTGATGCAGAAGATGGAACGCGCCGGCTGCTCCAAGTCGGTGGTTGGCCTGGTCGTGCCGACGGGCTATTCGTTCAACCTGGATGGCACCAATATCTACATGACCATGGCGGCGCTCTTCATCGCCCAAGCCTGCGACATCCATCTGTCGCTGGGCGACCAGGTGCTTTTGCTGCTGGTCGCCATGCTGAGCTCCAAGGGGGCGGCTGGCGTCACGGGCTCGGGCTTTATCACCCTGGCGGCCACGCTGTCGGTCGTGCCCAGCTTGCCGGTCGCCGGCATGGCGCTGATCCTGGGCGTGGACCGCTTCATGTCGGAGTGCCGCGCCTTGACGAATCTGGTGGGCAACGCCACGGCCTCCATCGTCGTGGCCCGGTGGGAAGGACAACTGGACAAACCCGCGCTCGATGCCGCGCTGAACGGGCAACTAACGCCCGTGCAGCCGGTGCAGCCCGCGGCGGTGCCTGGACACTGA